In one Leptospira fletcheri genomic region, the following are encoded:
- a CDS encoding spiro-SPASM protein: MKFPPQAIAFYIPLVKTEFLKKRPLAEIEPLVRATLRNLTQVFPNLPIYSNTIWNDSLDGKSLVREFGFSDFTVLPSDTEAAFFLSISEKLPASRTGDRDWDEASFVVIDGLSPLLDPNLSRQIAERHDTYLAQYSYSENLPVGIVPRILSREFVQSLPKDFTGSAQDFLAKNINHYDTEIFYQSPDLRQWRMDFSASDLRSLFLVRAFLKQKSGWSYDEILPFLLSHPEVFRSGPSYLELEIVGTRTRESTIYPRSKLSESKSEADWEESLLDSVLSQHENEFGTEYSVCFGGLGEPILHPSLPALLDRTLRSPSLKELFIESDLADDPKNLIESFKGRSEEDLEKISLIVNLSTWNKKTFQSLYGYDGFDTVVKNLESVSEILPKHRIYLQFLKLKEIDSEVDSWYDTTEKAGYGIILQKYNSYAGKLPERRAADLTPLEKEFCWHLARDLYVNADGSVSICKQLPGNPSKSIGNLKQQSLNEIWEKGHAFFSSSVNGKHENIPAPCLSCDEWYTFNA, encoded by the coding sequence ATGAAATTTCCTCCTCAAGCGATCGCGTTTTATATTCCTCTCGTAAAAACCGAATTCCTAAAAAAACGCCCCTTGGCGGAAATCGAGCCTCTGGTTCGGGCAACCCTCCGCAATCTGACTCAAGTATTCCCAAATCTTCCGATTTATTCCAATACGATTTGGAACGATTCTTTGGACGGAAAATCCTTGGTAAGAGAATTCGGTTTTTCCGATTTTACGGTCCTTCCTTCCGATACCGAGGCCGCTTTTTTTCTTTCCATATCGGAAAAGCTGCCTGCTTCCCGTACTGGAGACCGGGACTGGGACGAAGCGAGTTTCGTCGTGATCGACGGACTTTCCCCTTTACTGGATCCGAACCTGAGCCGCCAAATCGCCGAAAGGCACGATACGTATCTGGCACAATATTCCTATTCGGAAAATCTTCCGGTCGGAATCGTTCCGCGGATTTTATCCCGGGAATTCGTGCAAAGTCTGCCTAAGGATTTTACGGGAAGTGCCCAGGACTTTCTCGCAAAAAACATCAACCATTACGATACGGAAATTTTCTACCAATCCCCGGATCTTCGCCAATGGAGAATGGACTTTTCCGCGTCGGATCTACGTTCCCTATTTTTGGTTCGGGCTTTCCTAAAACAAAAAAGCGGATGGAGTTACGACGAAATTCTACCGTTTCTGCTTTCCCATCCGGAAGTGTTTCGGAGCGGACCGAGTTATCTGGAATTGGAGATCGTCGGAACGAGAACTCGGGAATCGACGATCTATCCTAGGTCGAAATTAAGCGAATCGAAATCGGAGGCGGATTGGGAGGAATCCCTACTGGATTCCGTACTTTCCCAGCACGAAAACGAATTCGGAACGGAATATAGCGTTTGCTTCGGAGGTCTGGGAGAACCGATTCTACATCCTTCCCTACCTGCATTGTTGGATCGCACGTTACGCTCTCCTTCGTTAAAGGAGCTCTTTATCGAAAGCGATCTGGCCGACGATCCCAAAAACCTGATAGAGAGTTTCAAAGGAAGATCCGAAGAAGATCTGGAAAAAATCAGTCTCATCGTGAACCTAAGCACTTGGAACAAAAAGACCTTCCAAAGTCTGTACGGGTACGACGGCTTCGACACGGTCGTAAAAAATCTGGAATCCGTGTCCGAGATTCTGCCCAAGCACCGTATCTATCTCCAATTCCTCAAATTGAAGGAAATCGATTCCGAAGTGGATTCCTGGTACGATACGACCGAAAAAGCGGGCTACGGAATCATTCTGCAAAAATACAATTCGTATGCGGGAAAGTTACCGGAAAGACGAGCCGCAGACCTAACTCCTTTGGAAAAGGAATTTTGCTGGCACCTCGCCCGGGACCTATATGTCAATGCGGACGGATCCGTTTCGATCTGCAAGCAGCTCCCGGGAAATCCGAGCAAATCGATCGGAAATCTGAAACAACAATCTTTAAACGAGATCTGGGAAAAAGGACACGCATTCTTTTCCTCCTCGGTAAACGGAAAGCACGAAAATATCCCGGCGCCCTGCCTTTCCTGCGATGAATGGTACACCTTTAACGCGTAG
- a CDS encoding putative peptidyl-prolyl cis-trans isomerase, giving the protein MRPFLAFAFLFLAVITDPAHSAESINRIIATVGSHSISELDYDDALDKYQKLSRFLKNEDMRKSQRTRVIDFLIDRAIVDTIADEESIQVNEKRLEGEIEKRMELMGLTSRKQFERAIEASSGMPYDLWITELPYQIKRGQLLQYKVPMPPPAEKDVRNWYALNKDKVGFEIQYRLIAIAPNNDSIAEEARIHKEATELRKTLQADPNSFTLIAGSPRNGDNKLRARKGLVDWISSFELFKISKSSAIATSTLQAGAVSEVFRDEYKRYCIIKVEGKRATPYETVKGGIMNILAREKEEENFQKWVREQRSTVTIQIFDDSYKKENKIPDHKESIHLD; this is encoded by the coding sequence TTGCGCCCTTTTCTCGCATTTGCCTTTTTATTTTTGGCCGTCATTACGGATCCGGCACATTCCGCAGAATCTATCAATCGGATCATCGCAACGGTAGGAAGTCATTCCATCTCGGAGCTGGATTACGACGACGCTTTGGACAAGTACCAGAAACTCTCCCGGTTTTTGAAAAACGAAGACATGCGCAAATCCCAGAGAACCCGGGTCATAGACTTTCTGATCGACCGGGCCATCGTGGACACGATCGCGGACGAAGAATCCATCCAGGTAAACGAAAAAAGGCTGGAAGGAGAAATCGAAAAACGCATGGAATTGATGGGGCTCACCTCCAGAAAACAATTCGAGCGCGCCATAGAAGCGTCTTCGGGAATGCCTTACGATCTTTGGATTACGGAACTCCCGTACCAAATCAAAAGAGGGCAGCTTCTCCAATACAAAGTTCCCATGCCGCCTCCCGCAGAAAAGGACGTGCGAAATTGGTACGCCCTAAATAAGGACAAGGTTGGATTCGAAATCCAATACAGACTCATCGCCATCGCGCCGAACAATGACAGTATTGCGGAAGAAGCCAGGATCCATAAGGAGGCGACGGAACTCAGGAAAACACTGCAAGCGGACCCCAATTCCTTCACTTTAATCGCAGGATCCCCTCGAAACGGCGACAATAAGCTCAGGGCAAGAAAAGGGCTCGTGGATTGGATCTCCTCCTTCGAACTGTTCAAAATCAGCAAGTCCTCCGCGATCGCCACGTCCACTTTACAGGCAGGTGCGGTCTCCGAAGTGTTTCGGGACGAGTACAAAAGGTACTGCATTATCAAAGTGGAAGGAAAGAGAGCGACTCCCTATGAAACCGTCAAAGGCGGGATCATGAACATCCTGGCCCGGGAAAAAGAGGAAGAAAATTTCCAAAAATGGGTCCGGGAGCAAAGAAGCACTGTGACGATTCAGATTTTCGACGATTCTTATAAAAAGGAAAACAAAATTCCGGACCACAAGGAATCCATCCACTTGGATTGA
- a CDS encoding aspartate kinase — protein MPNIIVQKFGGTSVGTPERILNVARRIKGYHDKGDHVVVVVSAMGHTTDELVDLARQITKNPHKREMDMLLSTGEQVSIAMLAMALWEIGVPAKSFTGSQVRMITDGNFSNAKIQTIDRSRIDSALSEGKVVIVAGFQGIDKNEDITTLGRGGSDTSAVALAAVLGAKECEIYTDVDGVYTADPRVVKQASKHAQITYEEMLELASLGAGVLHSRSVELGMNYDVVIHVRSSFNQNPGTLVVSEDKIMEKLKVSGVTAKNDQARITIANVPDKPGLAADLFGKLSGKDILVDVIVQSSPYDGRNTISFTIPKKDIGEALPILEAFTGAHGTEKPEINENISIVSAVGIGMKSHVGVAAQMFRALAEDGVNIEMISTSEIKISCVIPRDKAEIAVNRIHDTFGLSKNG, from the coding sequence ATGCCAAATATTATCGTCCAGAAATTCGGAGGCACTTCCGTCGGAACTCCGGAGAGAATTTTAAACGTCGCTAGACGCATCAAAGGATATCATGACAAAGGAGATCATGTCGTAGTAGTCGTTTCCGCGATGGGCCACACTACGGATGAGCTCGTGGATTTGGCGCGGCAGATCACTAAGAATCCGCACAAACGGGAAATGGACATGCTATTGTCCACAGGAGAGCAGGTCTCCATCGCCATGCTGGCAATGGCTCTTTGGGAAATCGGAGTTCCGGCAAAATCGTTCACCGGCTCCCAAGTGAGAATGATCACGGACGGAAATTTCTCTAACGCAAAAATCCAGACGATAGACCGGTCCCGGATCGACTCGGCCTTATCCGAAGGCAAGGTGGTGATCGTAGCCGGATTCCAAGGGATCGATAAAAACGAGGACATCACCACCCTAGGCCGGGGAGGATCCGACACTTCCGCTGTGGCACTTGCCGCAGTCTTAGGCGCAAAGGAATGCGAGATCTATACGGACGTGGACGGAGTGTATACGGCGGATCCGCGGGTAGTCAAACAGGCCTCCAAACACGCCCAAATTACGTATGAAGAAATGCTTGAACTTGCCAGTCTAGGTGCAGGGGTATTGCACTCCCGCAGCGTGGAACTCGGAATGAATTACGACGTGGTGATTCATGTCCGTTCCAGTTTTAACCAAAACCCCGGGACTCTGGTAGTGAGTGAGGATAAGATCATGGAAAAATTGAAAGTCAGCGGGGTCACTGCCAAAAACGATCAGGCGAGAATCACCATCGCGAACGTTCCGGACAAGCCTGGTCTAGCTGCCGATCTTTTCGGAAAACTGAGTGGAAAGGATATCCTCGTGGACGTGATTGTCCAATCCTCCCCCTATGATGGCCGGAACACGATCTCTTTTACCATTCCGAAAAAAGACATAGGTGAAGCCCTGCCCATCCTAGAAGCGTTCACCGGAGCCCACGGAACCGAAAAGCCCGAGATCAACGAAAATATCTCCATCGTATCGGCCGTCGGGATCGGAATGAAATCCCACGTAGGGGTCGCGGCACAGATGTTCCGGGCTTTGGCGGAGGACGGGGTGAATATAGAGATGATCTCCACCTCCGAGATCAAAATCTCCTGCGTCATCCCGCGGGACAAAGCCGAAATTGCGGTCAATCGGATCCACGATACGTTCGGATTATCGAAAAACGGTTGA
- a CDS encoding sodium:solute symporter family protein has translation MFSTIDWILIGTYIAFAFGAGVLLSSKAGESLSSYFVADRKLPWWWLGTSMVATTFAADTPLVITGVVANDGVSGNWLWWSWALGYMAMTVFFASIWRRVEVLTDIEIVEIRYSGTGAAILRASKAFFLSILINSIILGWVFKAMSKITRPFLDWKILLGTDSFSALESIWPGFLVFDDLNNTLTVLVLFSVVVFYSSMGGIQGVILTDLFQFALGIGGAVVFAVYAVGYVGGLDGLYSKLEAIYPGKAEGILSVWPSFGEGQGQLPLTIFLIFIGVQWWIQYYSDGSGYLAQRLHTAKTPADAELGSLWFNIANFILRTWPWVLTALVCLVVFPLDKADLLVSEGKSVQLDREMAYPVLMKVILPSGILGLVFVSLMAAFMSTADTHINWGASYLVNDLYLRFFKPSANNKQMVLASRIAVLLMAGISVLVATQMGSIQSAWKFFLAMASGLGLPQILRWIWWRTNAWTELAGMSTALVLSLLLYPAFPEVRSEYLLFWTALGSVFSSILVTYLTPPSPDSTLQSFVKRTKPFGFWGKWGGVDARREFYFRCGVWALASVSLYSGLFGTGAFLMEDVVSSVIYLSVSVFTGWLAFRFWKGRLENGLAGKE, from the coding sequence ATTTTTTCGACTATCGATTGGATCCTGATCGGAACATATATCGCATTCGCATTCGGAGCGGGGGTCCTTCTTTCCTCCAAGGCAGGGGAAAGTCTCAGTTCCTATTTCGTGGCAGATAGAAAACTTCCCTGGTGGTGGCTCGGTACTTCCATGGTAGCGACCACATTTGCAGCGGATACTCCCTTGGTCATCACAGGAGTCGTTGCGAATGATGGAGTCAGCGGAAATTGGCTCTGGTGGAGTTGGGCCTTAGGGTACATGGCAATGACCGTGTTTTTCGCCTCGATTTGGAGAAGAGTGGAGGTGCTGACGGATATCGAAATCGTGGAAATCCGTTATTCCGGAACCGGAGCCGCGATTTTACGCGCGAGCAAGGCCTTCTTCTTGAGCATATTGATCAATTCCATCATTCTGGGATGGGTCTTTAAGGCAATGTCCAAAATCACAAGACCCTTTTTGGACTGGAAGATTCTCTTGGGGACGGATTCGTTTTCGGCGTTAGAATCAATCTGGCCCGGCTTTCTCGTCTTCGACGATCTAAACAATACGCTTACGGTTTTGGTTCTGTTTTCCGTGGTCGTCTTTTACAGCAGTATGGGAGGAATCCAAGGAGTGATTCTGACCGATCTATTCCAATTCGCTTTGGGGATCGGAGGCGCCGTAGTCTTTGCCGTTTATGCCGTCGGATATGTGGGCGGTTTGGACGGTCTATATTCCAAGCTCGAAGCGATTTATCCGGGTAAGGCCGAGGGCATTCTTTCCGTCTGGCCTTCTTTCGGAGAAGGGCAAGGGCAATTACCGCTTACGATTTTTCTAATATTTATCGGAGTGCAATGGTGGATCCAGTATTATTCCGACGGCTCGGGATACTTGGCGCAGCGTCTGCATACCGCAAAGACTCCGGCGGATGCGGAGTTGGGATCTCTTTGGTTTAACATTGCGAATTTTATTCTCCGTACTTGGCCTTGGGTATTGACCGCGCTCGTATGCTTGGTCGTGTTTCCTTTGGACAAAGCGGACTTACTTGTGTCGGAAGGAAAATCCGTCCAGCTGGATCGGGAAATGGCCTATCCGGTATTGATGAAGGTCATCCTTCCCTCCGGAATTCTAGGATTGGTTTTCGTGAGTCTGATGGCTGCCTTCATGTCCACTGCGGACACTCATATCAATTGGGGCGCCAGTTATCTGGTCAACGATCTGTATCTTCGATTTTTTAAGCCTTCCGCAAATAACAAACAGATGGTGTTGGCCAGCAGGATTGCGGTGCTTTTGATGGCGGGAATCTCGGTATTGGTGGCGACCCAAATGGGCTCCATACAATCCGCTTGGAAATTTTTTCTAGCCATGGCTTCCGGGCTAGGGCTTCCTCAGATTCTTCGTTGGATTTGGTGGAGAACGAACGCATGGACGGAGTTGGCCGGGATGAGTACGGCTTTGGTTCTTTCTCTTCTTTTGTATCCTGCGTTTCCGGAGGTACGCTCGGAGTATTTGTTATTCTGGACCGCATTAGGAAGCGTCTTTTCCTCTATCCTAGTCACGTACCTGACGCCTCCCTCTCCCGATTCCACCTTACAATCTTTTGTAAAAAGAACGAAGCCCTTCGGATTCTGGGGAAAGTGGGGAGGAGTCGATGCGAGAAGAGAGTTCTATTTCCGCTGCGGAGTTTGGGCGCTTGCGAGCGTTTCCCTGTATTCCGGCTTGTTCGGGACCGGCGCCTTTCTCATGGAAGACGTAGTATCTTCCGTCATCTATCTTTCCGTATCTGTTTTTACGGGATGGCTCGCGTTTCGGTTCTGGAAAGGTCGGTTGGAAAATGGATTGGCTGGAAAAGAATAA
- a CDS encoding AbrB/MazE/SpoVT family DNA-binding domain-containing protein — MKSVIQKWGNSLGIRIPKSIADELRLNNGSHVDLKYEGDKIVIYPIGKANLAEKLSKITKENRHSEVDTGRVSGNEIW, encoded by the coding sequence ATGAAATCAGTCATACAAAAATGGGGTAACAGCCTAGGTATAAGAATTCCTAAGTCGATTGCCGATGAGTTGCGATTGAATAATGGCAGCCATGTTGATCTGAAATACGAAGGGGATAAAATAGTAATTTACCCGATAGGAAAAGCAAACTTAGCGGAGAAATTATCAAAAATAACCAAAGAAAATCGTCATTCGGAAGTAGACACCGGCAGAGTGTCGGGAAATGAAATTTGGTAA
- the mazF gene encoding endoribonuclease MazF, with protein sequence MVKKAKYTPARGDIVWLNFTPQTGHEQRGRRPVLVLSPKEYNSKTGLAIFCPITSRTKGYPFEVRVKSKKIDGVILSDQIKNLDWAARETEFIEALDFVSLNEVLDNVKLLVF encoded by the coding sequence TTGGTAAAGAAGGCCAAATACACTCCGGCAAGAGGGGATATAGTCTGGTTGAATTTTACACCTCAGACCGGCCATGAACAAAGAGGAAGGCGACCCGTTTTAGTATTATCACCAAAAGAATATAATTCCAAGACCGGCCTAGCAATATTCTGTCCGATCACGAGTAGAACGAAAGGTTATCCGTTTGAAGTTAGGGTGAAATCCAAAAAGATAGATGGCGTAATACTGTCGGATCAAATTAAGAATTTAGATTGGGCCGCTCGGGAGACGGAATTTATAGAGGCTCTTGATTTTGTTTCCTTGAATGAGGTTTTAGACAACGTTAAACTTTTAGTCTTTTAA
- a CDS encoding outer membrane beta-barrel protein — protein MKSIKGISFLLLVQFILIFPVNGQEETKTENTSEKEEEKKPPLSESLRDKSNTIKSEASKLIDSLDIHGFVDVYYQDNNNQSSGTQTDTSRGFETYNLQFTVNLIKLEIQKLADKKDPWGFRLDFMNGTNTIYQEAPRSQTNSINNMNAFQQAYVSFYLDYHRGFTVDVGKMATHMGYEKIESKNNPNYTIGAIFFNTTSFLHTGARIKGKITDDWDVSFFLYNSGLGSGYQNASFLTSTNPASNPTNTNIFIDGFRQQKAYGTQIKGDLIKDRLVFTYNTLFSSDNPFARQNPSQQYVGQTISSQTGVQNSAPIQSRGKFFQDMWNTNEIILSLTLTDKWALDFDWVHGEKGGSVSTNTSLSQQEYNPNGIINQSTLLLGQTTPIHIKSIYNAYGLWSKYKINEKLELNGRFEYIDDKNNNGALISGPGVAGNPAEKQYEKDFYSNLADLILQSLNLNPNALAYGPYNPLTLHTVMVERIDKNQRDYSGFRNYGQYHTLTLTPVLNWTQNLQFKLDIRRDWADGLQFVDSGGHRLSYQNGYTLGIVAKF, from the coding sequence ATGAAATCTATAAAGGGAATATCATTTCTTCTTCTCGTTCAATTTATTTTAATATTTCCGGTTAACGGACAGGAAGAAACTAAAACTGAAAATACCTCCGAAAAAGAAGAAGAGAAGAAGCCTCCCCTGAGCGAATCCCTCCGGGATAAATCGAATACGATAAAATCGGAAGCCTCGAAGCTCATCGATTCGTTGGACATTCACGGATTTGTGGATGTTTATTATCAGGACAACAATAACCAATCTTCCGGAACGCAAACCGATACTTCACGAGGCTTTGAAACGTACAACCTTCAATTTACGGTCAACCTTATCAAATTGGAGATTCAAAAACTCGCCGACAAGAAGGACCCCTGGGGCTTTCGGTTGGATTTTATGAACGGAACGAATACGATTTACCAGGAGGCCCCCCGTAGTCAGACGAATTCCATCAATAATATGAACGCATTTCAACAGGCGTACGTATCCTTTTATCTAGACTATCACAGAGGATTTACCGTCGATGTCGGAAAGATGGCGACTCATATGGGATATGAAAAAATCGAATCGAAGAATAATCCGAATTATACGATAGGAGCGATATTCTTTAATACCACGTCTTTCTTACATACGGGTGCTCGCATCAAGGGGAAAATCACGGATGATTGGGACGTCTCATTCTTTCTTTATAATAGCGGATTAGGTTCCGGTTATCAAAACGCGTCCTTCCTCACTTCTACGAACCCCGCATCGAACCCGACCAACACGAACATATTTATAGACGGATTCAGGCAGCAAAAAGCTTACGGAACGCAAATTAAAGGGGATTTAATTAAGGATAGACTCGTATTTACGTACAATACCCTTTTTAGCAGCGACAATCCTTTCGCCCGCCAAAACCCTTCGCAACAATACGTAGGCCAAACGATCAGCTCTCAAACAGGAGTTCAGAATTCCGCACCGATCCAATCCCGAGGAAAATTCTTCCAGGATATGTGGAATACCAACGAAATTATCCTATCCCTTACCTTAACCGATAAATGGGCATTGGATTTCGATTGGGTCCACGGTGAAAAGGGAGGCAGCGTATCGACGAATACTTCGCTCTCACAACAGGAATACAATCCGAACGGAATCATTAACCAATCGACGCTGTTACTGGGGCAGACTACGCCGATTCATATCAAATCGATTTATAACGCTTACGGATTATGGTCGAAATATAAGATCAATGAAAAACTCGAACTAAACGGAAGATTCGAATACATCGACGATAAAAATAACAACGGAGCGTTAATATCGGGTCCCGGTGTCGCAGGAAATCCCGCTGAAAAACAATATGAAAAGGATTTTTATTCGAACCTAGCGGATCTCATTCTTCAATCCTTAAATCTGAATCCGAATGCTCTAGCTTACGGGCCCTACAACCCCTTGACTCTGCATACCGTCATGGTGGAAAGAATCGATAAAAACCAGAGAGATTACTCCGGATTCCGAAATTATGGGCAGTATCATACCTTAACTCTTACGCCGGTCTTAAACTGGACCCAAAATCTTCAATTTAAATTGGATATTCGGAGAGATTGGGCGGACGGACTGCAGTTTGTGGATAGCGGAGGACATCGCCTTAGCTATCAAAACGGATATACCCTTGGAATCGTGGCTAAGTTTTAA
- a CDS encoding LIC10604 family protein, translating to MFWLGISTGVFFLFVLVVVCIGFGLPKEHEAEGEREIPAPIEEVFAVIRNPEEYPRWRSGVRSVLKESETIWLEKDSHGHHVRYCFESEDRPSSLVVKILSEGLPYEGVWDYHFLKLGPHLTRVRIRERGKIWNPIFRFLARFFFGYTGTIHQILKELSQSLENR from the coding sequence ATGTTTTGGTTAGGGATTTCGACGGGCGTCTTCTTTCTATTCGTACTCGTGGTAGTATGTATCGGATTTGGACTTCCGAAAGAGCACGAAGCGGAAGGCGAAAGAGAAATCCCCGCACCGATCGAGGAAGTGTTCGCGGTGATCCGCAATCCGGAAGAATATCCTCGTTGGAGATCCGGAGTACGCTCCGTGTTGAAAGAAAGCGAAACCATTTGGTTGGAAAAGGATTCTCACGGCCACCATGTCCGTTATTGTTTTGAATCGGAAGATCGACCTTCCTCTTTGGTCGTCAAAATCCTGAGCGAAGGACTTCCTTATGAAGGGGTCTGGGATTACCATTTTCTGAAATTGGGTCCGCATCTCACTCGAGTTCGGATTCGGGAAAGAGGAAAGATTTGGAATCCGATCTTCCGATTTCTGGCCCGTTTTTTTTTCGGATACACGGGTACCATTCACCAGATCCTCAAAGAACTATCCCAATCTTTGGAAAATAGATAG